A single genomic interval of Chitinophaga sp. 180180018-3 harbors:
- a CDS encoding BlaI/MecI/CopY family transcriptional regulator, producing the protein MKQIRPTESELEILSVLWEKGPSTVREVHDILSQTKDAGYTTTLKLMQIMHDKALLHRDTSSKTHVYTAAVSQQKTQQQLLDKMIDTVFGGSASQLVMQALGHHQSTDEELQQIRQYLSAIEKQQKENR; encoded by the coding sequence TTGAAACAGATCAGGCCTACAGAAAGTGAACTGGAAATTTTGAGTGTACTCTGGGAAAAAGGGCCCAGCACAGTTCGTGAGGTACACGACATCTTATCTCAAACCAAAGATGCCGGTTATACCACTACACTTAAGCTGATGCAGATCATGCATGATAAAGCACTGCTGCATCGCGATACCAGCAGTAAAACGCATGTATACACTGCAGCTGTTTCTCAGCAAAAAACACAGCAACAGTTACTGGACAAAATGATAGATACCGTGTTTGGAGGCTCTGCTTCTCAACTGGTGATGCAGGCCCTGGGACATCATCAGTCGACCGATGAAGAGCTGCAACAGATCCGGCAGTACCTTTCAGCAATAGAAAAACAACAAAAGGAAAACAGGTAA
- a CDS encoding M56 family metallopeptidase: MTLLPITGDFVRALGWAILHSMWQSFFIYTCLRIVLKLWPMAGARIRYNLSMLSLTGIFTWFLATLYIQIDRYQDVRATSESFSGQIMWQPPVQKTAVYPSQESLVWLVPDLERCFPYLVSLYILGMVVMTAKLLTDFMQLRKIRTTRIEPMGPEWDKHLQKLAARLQIPRKVKLLVSKHIQVPVMLGFLKPLILLPVAMVNNLSEAQLEAVLLHELAHVKRNDYLLNIFQSIVETILFFNPFVWLISRTIRIEREHCCDDLVIASTVQPLQYAHALVALEEYRLTANRLTMAAADNKQHLFYRIKRIMEMKTKHLNYSQKFLAVLIIATGLVSIAWLNPAKGKNCDTMASEQSECDSVPSGTADSNKLYSVITTTADMSTDASHPSTNRFRQQLDAAVYDTVLPEPPPPPAPSAPPSNPQPTPAPSPALPPPPPGPVSAVKPAAPLAPVAPLNGNLAPVEMDIQTSTNVNPDVKVHMDQKVQPNFNYNYNFDYQYNQNKDEIRKQVMEARKSVQMAMKQLKEVDMKKVQAEVQAATQNVNWKEVTEQSLKAQEAALKALKNINWEQIQKVQQEAVESLKNINFDNLDKDILFRNNSVIPQEKREEFRRRTEELKKNRAEQQRYLADQQKYTKEQQKYIAQQQKYVKDQRKYLEEVAKNRAEADNMREQAADNLEEVRRKRAELLADASKVRNEARKSREDALRNNQSVSEDAINHSRLFDDTRKTMAEANKAKMEAEKAKLSSNQYREMIDKMAADNLLDPKKAYHIEKNDNGLYINGQKQPDNVVEKYSQYLKAAKHITLKGGEKSFYINTQN; this comes from the coding sequence ATGACTTTATTACCTATTACGGGCGATTTCGTTCGTGCACTGGGATGGGCTATCCTTCATTCCATGTGGCAGTCATTCTTTATCTACACTTGTTTACGTATTGTTTTGAAATTATGGCCTATGGCGGGCGCCCGCATCAGATATAATTTGTCGATGCTATCGCTCACCGGCATTTTCACCTGGTTTCTGGCTACGTTATACATACAGATCGATCGTTACCAGGATGTCCGGGCAACAAGTGAATCCTTCAGCGGGCAAATCATGTGGCAACCACCCGTGCAGAAAACAGCTGTTTATCCCAGCCAGGAATCCCTGGTATGGCTGGTTCCCGACCTGGAACGTTGTTTTCCTTACCTCGTTTCCCTGTATATACTCGGGATGGTGGTCATGACCGCTAAATTGCTGACTGATTTTATGCAGCTGCGTAAAATACGTACTACCCGGATTGAGCCTATGGGCCCGGAGTGGGACAAACACCTGCAAAAGCTCGCGGCACGGCTGCAGATACCCAGAAAAGTAAAACTGCTGGTATCCAAACATATACAGGTGCCCGTGATGCTCGGTTTCTTAAAACCGCTCATCCTGCTGCCTGTGGCAATGGTAAATAACCTGAGCGAAGCCCAGTTGGAAGCGGTACTGCTGCACGAACTGGCACATGTAAAACGTAATGATTATCTGTTGAATATCTTCCAATCAATTGTTGAAACGATCCTCTTCTTCAATCCTTTCGTATGGCTGATTTCCAGGACCATCCGTATAGAAAGAGAACATTGTTGCGACGACCTGGTGATCGCCAGTACCGTGCAACCTTTGCAATACGCACATGCATTGGTTGCACTGGAAGAATACAGGTTAACAGCTAACCGGCTTACCATGGCGGCTGCAGACAATAAACAACATCTGTTTTACCGCATTAAACGCATCATGGAAATGAAAACGAAACATCTCAATTATAGTCAGAAATTCTTAGCTGTTCTTATCATTGCTACCGGCCTTGTTTCAATTGCATGGCTGAATCCTGCCAAGGGAAAAAACTGCGATACAATGGCCAGTGAACAATCTGAATGCGACTCCGTTCCATCCGGTACTGCCGACAGCAATAAGCTGTACAGTGTTATTACAACAACAGCTGATATGTCGACCGATGCCAGCCACCCGTCTACTAACAGGTTCCGGCAACAACTCGACGCCGCAGTGTATGACACTGTATTGCCCGAACCGCCTCCTCCTCCCGCCCCCTCTGCACCTCCATCTAATCCTCAGCCCACACCGGCTCCATCTCCAGCGCTGCCCCCTCCGCCGCCCGGGCCTGTATCTGCAGTGAAACCGGCTGCGCCGCTTGCCCCGGTTGCCCCGCTGAATGGAAATCTGGCTCCTGTTGAGATGGATATTCAGACAAGTACCAACGTAAATCCTGATGTAAAAGTTCATATGGATCAGAAGGTACAGCCTAATTTCAACTATAACTACAACTTCGATTACCAGTACAATCAAAACAAAGATGAGATCCGCAAACAGGTGATGGAAGCCCGTAAGAGCGTTCAGATGGCCATGAAACAACTGAAAGAAGTTGACATGAAGAAAGTACAGGCGGAAGTGCAGGCGGCCACACAAAATGTTAACTGGAAAGAAGTCACTGAACAAAGTCTAAAAGCACAGGAAGCTGCCCTGAAAGCCCTGAAAAACATTAATTGGGAACAGATTCAGAAAGTGCAGCAGGAAGCGGTTGAATCACTTAAAAACATCAACTTCGATAACCTCGACAAAGACATTCTGTTCCGCAACAATTCGGTTATTCCGCAGGAAAAACGGGAAGAATTTCGCAGACGTACTGAGGAGCTGAAAAAAAACCGCGCAGAACAGCAGCGTTATCTTGCTGATCAGCAGAAATACACTAAAGAACAACAGAAGTATATTGCCCAACAGCAGAAATACGTAAAGGACCAACGGAAATACCTGGAGGAAGTAGCCAAAAACCGCGCAGAGGCGGATAACATGAGAGAACAAGCTGCCGATAACCTCGAGGAAGTGCGCCGTAAACGCGCCGAATTACTGGCCGATGCGTCTAAAGTACGCAACGAAGCCCGTAAATCAAGAGAAGACGCACTCCGAAACAACCAAAGTGTCAGTGAAGATGCCATCAACCATTCCAGGCTGTTCGATGATACCCGGAAAACCATGGCTGAAGCCAACAAAGCCAAAATGGAAGCAGAAAAAGCTAAACTTTCCAGCAATCAATACCGTGAAATGATCGATAAAATGGCAGCCGACAACCTTCTGGATCCTAAAAAAGCTTATCACATAGAAAAAAACGACAACGGTTTGTACATTAATGGCCAGAAACAACCCGACAACGTCGTTGAAAAATACAGCCAATACCTGAAGGCGGCCAAACATATAACCCTGAAGGGTGGTGAAAAGTCGTTTTATATCAATACCCAGAATTAA
- a CDS encoding DUF4249 domain-containing protein codes for MKKSLLYILFAAVAGLTSCEDKINLNVAPGISYPVLDAWITTEAGVQNIRLTKSVPYTDDNPAPIINDAKITVFDLTSGASYPFLFDKNAGRYRYDASAQPIGVVGHVYKLHLEYGGEIFEALDSVKRVPPIDSISYEYKKKEEVLSGKEGYYATMHAKDIPGAVDYYWIRSYRNDTLRRLEDAFSVDGSYGSGVSDGQVFIAPIARAINDYSKPFQLNEKVIVRLSSLSKPSYDFLTQVNDQVNNGGLFAKVLENVKSNVQNTTASGKTKILGWFGTSAVSRAERTFK; via the coding sequence ATGAAAAAGTCATTATTATATATATTGTTCGCCGCAGTAGCAGGACTGACCTCCTGCGAGGACAAAATCAATCTTAACGTGGCGCCGGGTATATCCTACCCCGTACTTGATGCGTGGATCACTACCGAAGCCGGTGTACAAAACATCCGGCTTACCAAGTCGGTACCTTATACCGACGACAATCCCGCGCCTATTATCAACGACGCAAAGATCACCGTATTTGATCTGACATCCGGCGCTTCTTATCCGTTTCTGTTTGATAAAAACGCCGGCCGGTACAGATACGATGCCAGCGCCCAACCGATCGGTGTAGTTGGGCATGTTTACAAACTGCACCTGGAATATGGCGGAGAAATTTTTGAAGCCCTCGATAGCGTTAAACGCGTGCCCCCTATTGATTCTATTTCTTACGAATACAAGAAGAAGGAAGAAGTACTGAGTGGCAAAGAAGGATACTATGCCACCATGCACGCCAAAGACATACCAGGAGCAGTGGATTATTACTGGATTCGCTCCTATCGTAACGATACATTACGCCGGCTGGAAGATGCATTCTCTGTAGACGGCTCTTATGGCTCAGGTGTTTCTGATGGCCAGGTATTCATAGCGCCGATCGCCAGAGCTATTAACGACTACTCCAAACCCTTCCAGCTGAATGAAAAAGTGATTGTAAGACTCTCGTCATTGAGTAAACCAAGTTACGATTTTCTGACCCAGGTGAACGATCAGGTCAATAACGGCGGGCTGTTCGCCAAAGTACTCGAAAATGTAAAAAGCAATGTACAGAATACCACCGCATCCGGTAAAACAAAGATACTGGGCTGGTTTGGTACTTCTGCTGTAAGCAGGGCTGAAAGAACTTTCAAATAG
- a CDS encoding Gfo/Idh/MocA family oxidoreductase — protein sequence MEKTNSQKTIDRRNFVRNTVQAAIAFTIIPRYVLGGKSFIAPSDHINLGFIGTGKQARGLLRPFASKAQVLAAADVDKQKLDLFRVNANKIYADMKEQPVYNGLNVYEDFQEILNRKDIDAVVIATPDHWHAVGAVMAANAGKHVYCEKPLAHSIEEGRAMVNAIHRNKVVLQTGSMQRSWKNFRHACELVRNGYIGTVKEAWVNVGKAGIPCDLPGQPVPAVLNWDRWLGPAAFRDFNAELAPPVEKDIFPNWRNYREFGGGILSDWGAHMFDIAHWGLDLDRTGPVKLFPPDGKNYDCLTMEYENGIVIKHKDFGRKFGVRFIGSNGTLDISREYLDTNPANIVTAEIKQDEVHLYNSNDHYQDWLDAIRLNKAPICDVETGHRTSSVCCLANIAYWLNRPLEWDPVKEHFRKDREANHYIKASIRGPWSLK from the coding sequence ATGGAAAAAACAAACTCCCAAAAGACTATCGACCGGCGGAATTTCGTCAGGAATACCGTTCAGGCTGCGATAGCATTTACTATTATTCCCCGTTATGTGCTTGGTGGCAAATCGTTTATCGCGCCGAGCGACCATATCAACCTGGGCTTCATAGGAACCGGAAAACAAGCCAGAGGCCTGTTGAGGCCATTTGCATCGAAAGCGCAGGTGCTGGCGGCGGCTGATGTCGACAAACAGAAGCTGGATCTGTTTCGGGTGAATGCGAATAAAATTTACGCGGATATGAAAGAGCAGCCGGTGTATAACGGATTGAATGTTTATGAAGATTTCCAGGAGATATTGAACCGGAAAGATATTGACGCGGTGGTTATTGCGACACCTGACCATTGGCATGCTGTGGGGGCCGTTATGGCTGCCAATGCCGGGAAACACGTGTATTGTGAAAAGCCGCTGGCGCATTCTATAGAAGAAGGAAGGGCAATGGTGAATGCCATACACAGGAATAAAGTAGTGTTGCAGACAGGCAGTATGCAACGGTCCTGGAAGAATTTCCGGCATGCCTGCGAACTGGTGCGGAATGGTTACATCGGCACCGTGAAAGAAGCCTGGGTGAACGTAGGAAAAGCAGGGATTCCCTGTGATTTGCCCGGACAGCCGGTTCCGGCGGTACTTAACTGGGATAGATGGTTAGGGCCGGCCGCTTTCCGTGATTTCAATGCAGAGCTGGCGCCTCCGGTGGAGAAGGATATTTTCCCGAACTGGCGTAACTACCGGGAATTTGGCGGCGGCATTCTGAGCGACTGGGGTGCACATATGTTTGATATTGCGCACTGGGGGCTGGATCTGGATCGTACGGGTCCTGTAAAACTCTTTCCGCCGGATGGTAAAAATTATGATTGCCTGACGATGGAATATGAAAACGGCATCGTTATTAAGCATAAGGATTTCGGAAGGAAGTTTGGTGTAAGGTTTATTGGTTCAAACGGCACGTTGGACATCAGCCGGGAATACCTGGATACCAACCCTGCGAATATTGTTACTGCTGAAATAAAACAGGACGAGGTGCATCTTTATAACAGTAATGATCATTATCAGGACTGGCTGGATGCGATCCGGTTAAACAAGGCGCCTATTTGTGATGTGGAAACAGGACATAGAACAAGCTCTGTATGTTGCCTGGCAAATATTGCCTACTGGCTGAATCGCCCGCTGGAATGGGACCCTGTGAAGGAACATTTCAGGAAGGACCGGGAAGCGAATCATTACATAAAAGCATCTATCCGCGGACCCTGGAGTTTGAAATGA
- a CDS encoding sterol desaturase family protein: MYEPKDALSSIAMGLGNVFIGLFTKAVIFGIYLFIYQFRFFTLGFTWWAWLLCFFADDFSYYWFHRSSHTIRFLWASHVIHHSSEKYNLATALRQTWTGNLTGSFIFWLWMPLAGFHPVMIMSMQAISLIYQFWIHTEVIHKLPAPIEYVFNTPSHHRVHHGSDIDYLDRNHAGILIIWDRMFGTFIPEKQRPVYGLTKNIHTYNPFRIATHEWVDIWKDLRQSHSFREALHYLFDAPGWSADGSRKTTKQLRASRSQ; this comes from the coding sequence ATGTATGAGCCTAAAGATGCCCTTAGCAGCATCGCTATGGGATTGGGGAACGTCTTCATAGGACTTTTTACAAAGGCAGTCATATTCGGTATCTATCTCTTTATATATCAATTCCGCTTCTTCACACTGGGCTTTACCTGGTGGGCCTGGCTACTCTGCTTTTTTGCAGATGATTTCAGCTACTACTGGTTTCATCGCAGCAGTCATACCATACGCTTCTTATGGGCCTCCCATGTCATCCACCATTCATCAGAAAAATATAACCTGGCTACTGCCTTGCGGCAAACATGGACCGGTAACCTGACCGGCAGCTTCATTTTCTGGCTCTGGATGCCATTGGCAGGGTTCCACCCGGTTATGATCATGAGCATGCAGGCCATCAGCCTGATCTATCAGTTCTGGATCCACACGGAAGTGATACATAAACTGCCTGCACCCATAGAATATGTATTCAATACTCCCTCGCATCACAGGGTACATCATGGTTCCGACATCGATTATCTCGATAGGAACCACGCCGGTATCCTGATCATCTGGGACAGGATGTTCGGCACATTCATTCCCGAAAAACAACGCCCGGTATATGGCCTGACGAAAAATATTCATACCTACAATCCCTTCCGTATTGCCACCCACGAATGGGTGGATATCTGGAAAGACCTGCGGCAATCACATTCCTTCAGAGAAGCACTCCATTACCTGTTCGACGCGCCCGGCTGGAGTGCCGATGGCAGCCGCAAAACAACGAAACAACTTCGCGCTTCCCGTAGCCAATGA